TGGTCCCTCATAGGTATATTGAGGTAAAACAGTAATGGAAGTAGTGGTAAATCTTCTGAAGGAAGACTAAAGGATGAATTGCCGTAGATTTGTTAGTAAAACCATTTTTAGACTGTTTGTCTTGCTCATGTCTAATTAAGCGAAAAGGTATTAAAGAGCTTGGTCTCATAGAAACCGTGGAGGAAACTATTGAAAATACGGTAGTGGATAAAGTCGCTACATTAATAGCGGGTTCAATAGTGATGGCTGATTCACCAGGTAAGGAGCTAAAACGCTGGAGGGAGTACTTTAACATACCTCAGACTGAATTAGCCATAAAATTATCAACCACCCCTAGCGTAATCAGTGATTATGAATCAGGTAGGAGAAAGTCACCTGGGTCATACTTCATTAAGAAATTCGTCAGAGCCTTAATAGATATTGAGCTTGAGAAGGGTGGTTCAAGGCTTCAATTACTTATCAAACAACTATCCGTTGGTGATAAGTACACTTTAGCCATAATTGACATGAAGGATTACGTTAATCCAATAAGTCTTGAAACATTTCTAAAGGCCATAAACGCATCCCTTGTAGTGCCTCCAGCAGTAAGAATGGATATTCACGGATACACCATGGTTGACAGTATTAAATTACTGTTAGATGTGCCATCATACGAGTACCTTAAACTGTATGGTTCAACAACCCAAAGAGCCGCAATATTCATTAATACTAGGTACGGTAGGTCACCTTTAGTAGCTATAAAGGCTATGATGGCTTTCGTTGACTTTAAGCCATCTATAGTAGTGCTTCATGGCTTAGATAAGCCAGATTACTTAGGCATTGAGGTTGCAAGGAGGGAGAAGATACCTTTAGCGATGAGTAACATGGATGTTGATGAGATGGTTAGAGTACTTAGATCACTTGGTTAAGTAGCGAATTCTCTTGAATTATATCCTGAAGCGAACAATTAAGTTTTAAACCTAAGCGAATATAATTTAACGTGGCTTACTCCTTAATTAAGCCATCCGTGACCCTGCTAACCACCTGGGGTAGTGAGGATATTACTGCAGCTATGGCTGACGTAATATACAGGGGTTACTCAATTGATAAGGCATTGGAGAGAGTTAGGACTGATCAAAGTATTGTTAGAAGGAGGATACTGAGCTTCCTTAAGGATGGGCATTCAAGCGTATTCGAATTCATGGGCGCACAATGGCTTATTGAAGGTAGTAGAGCTTTAACCCACGAGTTAATTAGGCATAGGATAGCCTCCTATTGGCAGGAGAGCCAGAGGTACGTGGATTACGTTAAGGGTCAATTAAGATTCATTATACCACCTGACGCATTAAACCTAATGAGTAACGTAATTGACTCTGCAGCTAAGGGCTACGTTAATTTAAGGGGAAGCCAAGCACCGGAGGATGCTAGGTATGTTTTACCTAATGCCATGGCTAGTAGGATTTGGGTTCAAATGAACGCTAGGGAATTCTTCCTAAACTTCATACCCCTTAGAACAGGGCTTGGGGCATTCCATGAAATTAGGTTAATAGCTTGGTTAATGTTCACTACCGTCATGGATAAGTTCCCGGTGACATCCAGGTGGATTTGGGTTAATTTAACTAAACTCCACCCTGATTACTGCAGGGGTGTTGAAAAGCTTAGTGAAACTTACGGAACCAGTGACTGCAGGGTAATAAGCATTAGGCAAGCCTTCGAGAAGTGGGGATTAAGCATACCCACCAGTCTAAGTGAATTAATGAATAGTGGAAGTAAGGAGCAGAGTAGGATTAATGCTTAAACCTCTTTGGTCTTAAATCCTTACTACCACACCTCCTACATTTCTCAGCCCCAATAGGGTTCCGTGCCCCGCATCTCCTGCATATCCAGTAACCAAACCTGTGTTCAACAGCTATCCTAAGCTTCTCAGGGTCACTTATAGGCATAAGGCATCGCTAATACCCACTACTTTAAAACATTACGCCTCAACTCAGCTGATTAGAAATATCTCATTTAAGGTTTTTTAACATGTTTAATGTAAATTAAGCATCAGTTAAGATATTTTGAAACCTAGTTTAACGCCTTCAGCTTAAATACTTAAAAGATGTTTACTGAGGTGAGTGTGCAGTGAATGTGGTTAAATTAAAGGCGTTAGCTAAGGTTATTAATGAGGATGTAATTAAGGAGGCCTTCATAGGTAAGATCGTTACGCTAGGTTATGTTGAACCCCTTCTCCCCCAGGAGGTGTTTAAGTATTACCCATTAAATGAGTATGATTATAGGCTTGATTCAGGCATAATAGAGTACGTAGTCACTAATGTAGAGGATTTAATGAATAATTTAGAACCAGGAATAAGCATCAATAAGGTTTCCACTGAGCATTTTAATGAATGCGTTCAGTTGACTAGTAGTGAGTATGAGTTAATCACGATGTGTAAGAGGAATGAGGAATGGATAGTGTACCACATGAATAAGAGAGCCTTAATGAAGTACTTCATCCTAAACGTCTCACTTGAGGGGGGTAAATTAGACGTGAAGGCTAAGAGGGATGTAACCCCATCCTACAATGCTAAGTTAAAGATTGCGTACATACTTGGCTGCGATGTGCCAGTTGATTTCATAATTGACATATACTCCAATGTTTATGTCGAATACTTCAGTGAATATAAGTTTAAGTTACCTGAACCTGCTGATGTAGTTAGTGCTCTTATGAATAACCTAGCTAAGTACAGGAACTTCCTTAAACTCTATACCACGGATTACTACATTTACGAATTAACAACGGTTGGCTACTTAATTGAACTGGAGAATGAGGGGCAAAGAGTAAGGGTTAATGTTAACGGTGAGACGGTGTTAACTGGGAATCAAATAAAGGGTGGTAATCTTTATGAGATAACGGATATGATGCTGGATAAGTTAAATGAGCTCAAGATAGGGCTTGACATGATTGAATTATATTCATGTAGTCTTGATGAATTACTCAGAAAAGCCATAAGTGGCTTAAGGGAGTCAATAAGGCTCTAGTTACCAGCTTTACTCACATTTAATTCGTGGATGAAGTATCCTCAGTGTTTAATTCACTCATTAATTAAGTTACTTATTAGGACGCTGGCTATTGGCTTTAAAGTATCATATATGCTCATGGTTAACTTACACCTAACCCCCCTTTGAATAAGCCATAGGAGTATGGGTAAGCTTGCTACAACCGGTGCCTTCTTAAGATCATTCACCTTTCTCGAGCCTGTCAGGAACATTGCTGCCTTAAACTCCCACATTACCTTATTAATGGTTTCCTTAACCGAATCATAACCCTTAAGCGCTGAAAGAAGCATGGGCCTTGACATTGAGAAGGCATCAGCACCAACGGCTATTGCCTTAGCTCCATCCAACCCATTCCTAACTCC
This genomic interval from Caldivirga sp. contains the following:
- the thyX gene encoding FAD-dependent thymidylate synthase, which gives rise to MAYSLIKPSVTLLTTWGSEDITAAMADVIYRGYSIDKALERVRTDQSIVRRRILSFLKDGHSSVFEFMGAQWLIEGSRALTHELIRHRIASYWQESQRYVDYVKGQLRFIIPPDALNLMSNVIDSAAKGYVNLRGSQAPEDARYVLPNAMASRIWVQMNAREFFLNFIPLRTGLGAFHEIRLIAWLMFTTVMDKFPVTSRWIWVNLTKLHPDYCRGVEKLSETYGTSDCRVISIRQAFEKWGLSIPTSLSELMNSGSKEQSRINA
- a CDS encoding transcriptional regulator, giving the protein MEETIENTVVDKVATLIAGSIVMADSPGKELKRWREYFNIPQTELAIKLSTTPSVISDYESGRRKSPGSYFIKKFVRALIDIELEKGGSRLQLLIKQLSVGDKYTLAIIDMKDYVNPISLETFLKAINASLVVPPAVRMDIHGYTMVDSIKLLLDVPSYEYLKLYGSTTQRAAIFINTRYGRSPLVAIKAMMAFVDFKPSIVVLHGLDKPDYLGIEVARREKIPLAMSNMDVDEMVRVLRSLG
- a CDS encoding 50S ribosomal protein L40e, whose translation is MPISDPEKLRIAVEHRFGYWICRRCGARNPIGAEKCRRCGSKDLRPKRFKH